Proteins encoded in a region of the Streptomyces sp. AM 2-1-1 genome:
- a CDS encoding ParB/RepB/Spo0J family partition protein, giving the protein MTTRQNAASRVGAPAFGAPQSSRGRAIAAATGTPVVPQPALVAPADVSFNPDNPREEIGDVSDLVETLTEVGQITAITVATTEAYLANRPERRNELDAGAAYVVIDGHRRLKAAREAGLPAIKVMLGDEFASTDETLLEAAYIANARRKDFSELEDAQALQQLVQFYGSQHKAAKRLGISQPLISQKISLLSLTPELQADLEAGRRNVAHLRNMAKIPTAQQKDEADRRARADVDKKRQRTASRRGTAPKGDNSVITHATPRPPGAAAPRMPWEDPAALNKILREHLTEEDRRMLVKLLGE; this is encoded by the coding sequence GTGACCACCCGCCAGAATGCGGCAAGCCGCGTAGGCGCCCCGGCGTTCGGCGCCCCGCAGAGCAGCCGAGGACGAGCCATCGCCGCTGCCACGGGAACGCCGGTGGTACCCCAGCCCGCCCTCGTGGCGCCCGCCGACGTCAGTTTCAACCCGGACAACCCCCGCGAGGAGATCGGGGACGTCAGCGATCTGGTCGAGACCTTGACCGAGGTCGGCCAGATCACCGCCATCACAGTGGCCACTACAGAGGCGTACCTGGCCAACCGGCCAGAACGACGAAACGAACTCGATGCTGGCGCCGCGTACGTCGTGATCGACGGCCATCGCCGTCTGAAAGCCGCACGCGAAGCCGGTCTGCCGGCCATCAAGGTGATGCTTGGCGACGAGTTCGCCAGCACAGACGAAACTCTGTTGGAAGCCGCGTATATCGCCAACGCTCGGCGCAAGGACTTCAGCGAACTCGAGGACGCTCAGGCACTCCAGCAGCTCGTCCAGTTCTACGGATCCCAGCACAAAGCTGCGAAGCGTCTCGGCATCAGCCAGCCCCTGATCAGTCAGAAGATCTCCCTTCTCTCCCTCACCCCTGAGCTCCAAGCAGATCTGGAGGCGGGCAGGCGGAACGTCGCACATCTCCGGAACATGGCAAAGATCCCCACGGCACAACAGAAGGACGAAGCAGACCGCCGCGCACGCGCTGACGTTGACAAGAAGAGGCAGCGGACTGCCTCACGGCGGGGTACCGCCCCCAAGGGTGATAACTCAGTTATCACCCACGCCACACCGAGGCCGCCCGGGGCCGCCGCGCCGCGCATGCCCTGGGAAGACCCTGCAGCCCTCAACAAGATCCTGCGGGAACACTTGACCGAGGAAGACCGCCGGATGCTGGTCAAGCTGCTTGGCGAGTAG